The DNA region taacggttccagccccctcaaccaccgtaaattccccattggcagtttggatatgagattttagaggtttctgaaggttggtaaggtctgaggcatcatatgttatggtatcggttgccccacagtcaaaaatccatttatcatttttctcatggccattagatactgcacacacaactccaagcttctcgagaggctgaaatcgattttggcaagtggtttgggaaattatggaattttcaggagatttgggggctaattgtgactgagaattttggtggggtaaaacctgcaatttcccaaagatttgggggcttccaataaaagagccccctaaccctaatctaccTGAATCAGGCGCCGCCTCTCCCCTCATCAATTCTTCACTCCAATCGTGAATTACACTCCCACTTCCGCTGGCAACGAAGTTTGCTGCCCCGGTTGTGTTCGCCGGCTGAGCAGCTTCATTTCTGGTCCTTCCTCCTGGCTGGACAGCACCGGCGGTTTGCACGACCCCCTGCACGGCGTTGCCTCCGTCGCCTCCAACTGCTGTGGCGGCGTGCCCGCCACGGTTCCAGGGTGTTTGCGGTTGCGGCGGCTTGCCGTGcttctcttcccaccaatctggatatccaactagttcaaagcatgaatcttttgtgtgtcttttccgtttgcagtaggaacacaccaattttgacttgtcttcttcatcacttcgccGATTTCTATCATTGCCACTGCCGCGAGCACCACTGTTGCTGCCGCGACCACCACCGTTGCTGCCGCGACCGCCACCCCGAGAGCCGCCGGTAGGGTTCTGCCACCCTCGGATGGCGAGGCCAGTTCCAATTCCATCCATGGCAGCTGCTCCGCCGGTGTTTGCCTGTTGTAGCACTCGGAGTCGTGTCTCCTCCTGCTGAATCAGGTTGTACGCATAGTCGACGGAGGGAAGCGGGTCCATTTTCAGTATCTCCCTCTTAgttgtttcatatttgctatcaattgcatagagaaactgacatactctctgatcttgtatgaatttgttatgaatctccatatcctctggacatttcattgggttcgtctgtttttggtcgattgaaatccagatctctcccaaccggctccatatttcttctaatgaactgcttccttgtctcagtgtggttgctttgaactgaagatcatacacctggattttatctcttccgCTCCCATATGTGACGGCCAACGCATCCCATATATGCTTTGCCGTCGGATGTTGTGAAACTCGACTGACCAGTCGAGGCTCAATGTTTTGTACTAACCAAGTGATCACACAGTGATCGGCTTGTTCCCATTGTATGAAGGCTGGATCGGTTCGCGGTGGGGAATGAGGCACTCCGGTGACGTGAGATACCATTCCCCGACCGCTTATTGCCGTCTTCATCAATACAGACCAAAGGGCGTAATTTTCTCCATTCAACTTATTCCCACCAATGTGGAGGGGCTGCGTGTCAATTCTGAATGGCATGGCAGCTGTTTCTGGTGGATTTGGTTGGTTcatcgcaaaactattgcgcataaagttggcaaattgccgggcaaattcatctgccatagatgaatctgaggtttcggttactatatagttgtcatttgacattttggctTATGGTTATAGGTACagcggaaaaaggaaaaacaaaaaaaacgggaaggggccgagaaaggtatcaaggacgatgatgataccttatctgagtccaaacccgctctgataccaagTTAAATgatatagacaacatatttagagaagaaagcaatgggagaagattattgtattttgattgaatgatgaaatggtactcaacacccatatatttatagggatgttggtgacttttgagatcctacaataaatatatattcatggaactacactactattggaacaatgcatgcacatcttcaatgcttcttggaactctattcttctttaatgcttattgatacttccccttttctcaacagATATACTATATAGGTTTATTATATAAAATCATAGTCAAATGCAATTATAAGTAGGATGCACGATCAACAACAAAATTGCATCATCTCCATTGAATCGGTGACATTTCGACAAACAATTAATAAGTGTGACTTTTCCAATTATAAACCAAATAAATTTTCACGATAGAATATCTTTTTGATTTGTAATAAATTTAAAACCCAACAtgactatatttatttttaaagaaataaaaattctattttattaGTAGACTTATTTCGAATACTTTGCGACTTTTTTTCTCACAAAATAtaactcaaaatacatacatccAAGATATTAATAAACACCAATATTGATTAACACATGTGACTTCCAAAATTCATGGGTTGATCATAGATATATATAGGAATTACAAAACATCAATATTGATAAACTATTCCTGCGGATTGCCGCACACAACCGTTGTTCATTCATTGTGTAATAAtgttaaaaagtaaaatgaacTAAATCAGGAAAGATATAAAGAGAAATCATTGTAAATGATTCAAATGAGAGATAGAGCTTCTCAAGCAAGCCCACCTCTCAAATTTCTTCTCTAAAATTTTGTACTACAAATTATAAACACAacccttttctcttttttatgtGTGTAAATTTTTGTGTaattataatttgaaaatatgGCCAATTATGATCTTGTACCGATTCAAGAAGAAGTAGGATTAGAAACTGAGGTTGAAATGAAATCTTATGGCGGAGAGAAAAAGCACGAAAGGAAGCCCTCCACCGAGGCCGCCGGCAAGAAGCATGAAAGGAATCCCTCCACCGGGGCTGCCGGCAAGAGTGGCAGAGCTCCTCCGTCCGCGGCAGCGGTGAGTAGGGTGCAAACGAATGAATGGGAATCCGGCATCTTCTCATGTCTTGTTAAGAATGATGAGTTCTACAGCAGTGATGTTGAAGTTTGTGAGTATTTCATTTTTGCATTTACCGATTTAGACACGAACCCCGACCTATTGgttgaagaaaaaaatatctTAGCAATTAAGTTGCCTTTTATCTTAACAGGTGTACTTGGGTGTTACGCGCCTTGTGTGCTTCACGGGAGCAACGTCGAGAGGCTAGGATCAAAGCCGGGGGCTGCGACCTTCACTACTAACTGCTTGCCCTACACCGCGCTCTGCTTACTCGGTAACTGCTTCTTCGGCTGGAATTGCTTCTCTCCGTGCTTCGCCTATCCCAACCACACGGCCATTCGCCATAGATTCAATTTAGAAGTATGTTACTTTCCACCCTCTTTTTCTTCAACTTCCCTTACACCACCTCTCTAATTCTCCATTTTTACACACACCAGGGCAACGGTGAGGCCACGGCCAAATCCATAGGCTGCTTGGAAAACATCAGGATGCATGAGACACAGCGCGAGCACTGTGAGGCCGCCTGCGACTTAGCTACGCACATTTCATGCCATCCCTGCGCCCTTTGCCAGGAAGCTCGCGAGCTGCATCGCAGGCTACCTCACCCGGGGTTCACAGCCAAACCTGTGATCGTGATGCTTCCACCCGGAGAGCAATCGATGGGCCGCTGAGCCTAGAGGGTTAGATCATAAATCTAGTGTATATACATATAAGTTTAGGATTAGACAGACCTCATGATATTTGTATAAATAGTTCAACTTCATATTTAGAcaaagtcttaaacaaaaatgcAATTTAGTCTAACGACGAAACAGCTAGGAAATTCGAACGAGAGGCCTACATGGTGCAACAGTATCTCAACAACAACATGAGGTGTTTGAAAGGAATACAACCCGTTATCACGTCTATTCTCCAGGAGCTGATACACCTTGCTTGAGTCGttctttcttcatcttcttcttggagacgggcttctttttcttcgGTGGCAAGGTCTTTTGGGCGTAAGTGTAGAGCATGTAATTTCCAACAAGGAATGACAAGAGCAGCCCTCCGATGACAAGTAACACGATCAAACCTGGGTTGAACCCTTGAGCTGCACCATCACGGGCTGCATTTTTCTGGCAGATGAAAAATATGAGTTAGACGAATCCCGACCGAAAGTAAGGTGTAACAAAGATAATattagagaggcttcacagaaACTAGCAGTGACATAATAGTCTAATCCAAGATATGCTAAAGATGAACGGTCAGAACGGATTAACTGGTTATATCACACGAAAAACATATCCACCTGTTTTGTTACGAAAGAATATCCCAATGCACTTGTGGAAACATAAGAATCGTTGATAAAAAAACTCCCTCCACCATCTTAATGTGAACaagtaataataaaaatgtatGCGGGTAGAAAACTCTTGATGTGAAACTATAGAGAAATTCACAATGCGCAAGTTCTGCTTAAGAACATAAACAAGCATACAAACGTAACTATTGAAACCGAATCCACTCTTCTCAAACACTAATAAACGGCTTAAATATCGGTCCAGATGTCTGCATAAAGAGATCATCAACTTAAGTAGAACAAGGATTTCCCCTTCATCTTCAAAAATGGAATTCCATAGCTATGATTAAATTATGATATACAAAATGTGAAGTTGCAACACATATAGAGTCACAAGTCCCCATAAATATGTTAAATCAACAAAATTCAATTACATTATATTATCTCCCCAAACAAGAGCtttaaaaattacattcaaTCTATATTTGATCATCAATTATACAATACCATGAACCAGC from Salvia splendens isolate huo1 chromosome 9, SspV2, whole genome shotgun sequence includes:
- the LOC121748073 gene encoding uncharacterized transmembrane protein DDB_G0289901-like; this encodes MDPLPSVDYAYNLIQQEETRLRVLQQANTGGAAAMDGIGTGLAIRGWQNPTGGSRGGGRGSNGGGRGSNSGARGSGNDRNRRNWWEEKHGKPPQPQTPWNRGGHAATAVGGDGGNAVQGVVQTAGAVQPGGRTRNEAAQPANTTGAANFVASGSGSVIHDWSEELMRGEAAPDSG
- the LOC121746665 gene encoding cell number regulator 8-like produces the protein MANYDLVPIQEEVGLETEVEMKSYGGEKKHERKPSTEAAGKKHERNPSTGAAGKSGRAPPSAAAVSRVQTNEWESGIFSCLVKNDEFYSSDVEVCVLGCYAPCVLHGSNVERLGSKPGAATFTTNCLPYTALCLLGNCFFGWNCFSPCFAYPNHTAIRHRFNLEGNGEATAKSIGCLENIRMHETQREHCEAACDLATHISCHPCALCQEARELHRRLPHPGFTAKPVIVMLPPGEQSMGR
- the LOC121746666 gene encoding DNA-binding protein S1FA-like, which translates into the protein MGADDFKVPPSFDRVKNAARDGAAQGFNPGLIVLLVIGGLLLSFLVGNYMLYTYAQKTLPPKKKKPVSKKKMKKERLKQGVSAPGE